In Streptomyces sp. NBC_00704, a genomic segment contains:
- the dtd gene encoding D-aminoacyl-tRNA deacylase — MRAVVQRVDGASVVVDGETVGGISGEGLCVLVGVTHEDTKETADRLARKLWSLRVLHDERSCSDIDAPLLVVSQFTLYGDARKGRRPTWNAAAPGPVAEPLVDEVVARLRALGATVATGRFGAQMRVSLTNDGPFTVLLEM; from the coding sequence ATGCGAGCGGTGGTGCAGAGGGTGGACGGCGCGAGCGTCGTCGTGGACGGCGAGACGGTCGGCGGGATCAGCGGCGAGGGCCTGTGCGTCCTGGTCGGCGTGACCCACGAGGACACGAAGGAGACGGCGGACCGGCTCGCCCGCAAGCTGTGGTCGCTGCGCGTGCTGCACGACGAGAGGTCGTGCAGCGACATCGACGCCCCGCTGCTGGTCGTCAGCCAGTTCACGCTGTACGGGGACGCCCGCAAGGGCCGCCGCCCCACCTGGAACGCGGCCGCCCCCGGCCCGGTCGCCGAGCCCCTCGTCGACGAGGTCGTCGCCCGGCTGCGCGCCCTGGGCGCGACGGTCGCCACCGGCAGGTTCGGCGCGCAGATGCGCGTCTCCCTGACCAACGACGGCCCCTTCACCGTCCTGCTCGAGATGTAG
- a CDS encoding HAD family hydrolase, with product MTSETQQTQHSTPDTETEAADLREAIRGARVVLWDFDGPICRLFAGHSAESVADGLVEWLEGRGLHHLLTESERESLDPQVVLRAVDRLRPGSDLVAELEERLTQEELRATATAMPTPYADPLIRTLTALDLRLAITTNNSPQVVTTYLATRGLTSCFAPHVYGRTQELHHLKPHPHCLNLALRATGSAPGTALMIGDTPSDFLAAQEAGVPFLGYARNERKEKLLRGAGATRVVSTLEPVLEAFRRLNTGA from the coding sequence GTGACTTCTGAAACGCAGCAGACCCAGCACTCGACCCCCGACACCGAGACCGAGGCGGCGGACTTGCGGGAAGCGATCAGGGGCGCGCGCGTCGTCCTGTGGGACTTCGACGGACCGATCTGCCGTCTGTTCGCCGGGCACTCGGCGGAGAGCGTTGCCGACGGACTGGTGGAGTGGCTCGAAGGCCGGGGCCTGCACCACCTGCTGACGGAGAGCGAGCGGGAGTCGCTGGACCCGCAGGTCGTCCTGCGCGCCGTGGACCGTCTCCGTCCCGGCAGCGACCTGGTCGCCGAGCTGGAGGAACGTCTCACCCAGGAGGAGCTGAGAGCCACGGCCACGGCGATGCCCACCCCGTACGCCGACCCGCTGATACGCACCCTCACCGCCCTGGACCTGCGGCTGGCGATCACCACGAACAACTCCCCGCAGGTCGTCACCACCTACCTGGCGACCCGCGGTCTCACCTCCTGCTTCGCCCCCCACGTCTACGGCCGCACCCAGGAACTGCACCACCTCAAACCGCATCCGCACTGCCTCAACCTCGCCCTGCGCGCCACGGGTTCGGCCCCCGGCACCGCCCTGATGATCGGCGACACCCCCTCGGACTTCCTGGCCGCACAGGAGGCGGGCGTCCCCTTCCTCGGCTACGCGCGCAACGAGCGCAAGGAGAAACTGCTCCGGGGAGCGGGCGCGACCCGGGTGGTGTCGACCCTGGAGCCCGTCCTGGAGGCGTTCAGACGACTGAACACGGGGGCGTGA
- the ygfZ gene encoding CAF17-like 4Fe-4S cluster assembly/insertion protein YgfZ, which translates to MKSPLLSLPGAVPAEGVDEDVAGHYGDLFREQRALADGAGFVDLSHRGVVTVSGEDRLSWLHLLLTQHVTDLAAGQATEALILSAHGHIEHALYLVDDGATVWAHVEPGTQEALLAYLESMKFFYRVEVADRTADTAVVYLPAGSITPVPDGVVVRETAYGRDLFLPRADLEPFAAQAGPPAGILAHEALRVEQHRPRLGFETDHRTIPHELGWIGTAVHLQKGCYRGQETVARVQNLGKPPRRLVFLHLDGSEVHLPPAGTQLRVRDEDPDGRKIGFITTSARHHELGPVALALVKRNVPLDAPLMADTTAAAQEVVVEP; encoded by the coding sequence ATGAAGAGCCCTCTGCTGTCCCTGCCCGGCGCCGTCCCCGCCGAGGGCGTGGACGAAGACGTCGCCGGTCACTACGGCGACCTGTTCCGTGAGCAGCGCGCGCTGGCCGACGGCGCCGGTTTCGTCGACCTCTCGCACCGCGGGGTCGTCACCGTCTCCGGCGAGGACCGGCTGAGCTGGCTGCACCTTCTGCTCACCCAGCACGTCACCGACCTCGCGGCCGGCCAGGCCACCGAGGCGCTGATCCTGTCCGCGCACGGTCACATCGAGCACGCGCTGTACCTGGTGGACGACGGCGCGACGGTCTGGGCCCACGTCGAGCCCGGAACCCAGGAGGCGCTGCTCGCCTACCTGGAGTCGATGAAGTTCTTCTACCGGGTCGAGGTCGCCGACCGTACGGCGGACACCGCGGTGGTGTATCTCCCGGCCGGGTCGATCACGCCCGTGCCGGACGGCGTCGTCGTCCGTGAGACGGCGTACGGCCGTGATCTGTTCCTGCCGCGCGCCGACCTGGAGCCGTTCGCGGCGCAGGCCGGCCCCCCGGCCGGGATCCTCGCCCACGAGGCCCTGCGCGTCGAGCAGCACCGCCCGCGCCTCGGCTTCGAGACGGACCACCGCACGATCCCGCACGAACTGGGCTGGATCGGCACGGCCGTGCACCTGCAGAAGGGCTGCTACCGCGGGCAGGAGACGGTCGCGCGGGTGCAGAACCTGGGCAAGCCGCCCCGCCGTCTGGTCTTCCTGCACCTGGACGGCAGCGAGGTGCATCTGCCGCCCGCCGGCACCCAGCTCCGCGTCCGCGACGAGGATCCCGACGGCCGCAAGATCGGCTTCATCACCACGTCCGCCCGCCACCACGAGCTGGGCCCGGTGGCGCTGGCCCTGGTGAAGCGCAACGTGCCGCTCGACGCCCCCCTGATGGCGGACACGACGGCGGCCGCCCAGGAGGTCGTGGTCGAGCCGTAG
- a CDS encoding phosphotransferase family protein: MRAFVRAAESTQAYSGHHNRNFVLPLTGEVARRLRREPGTPVTVRVRRRDALPVVIRTWQNEAAILDALQGVLPHAPACLVRTPDYSVHSYVEGVPLSTICGNGKPVDTLVVKALAGLLAQMTRVRRAALPPLPASWPANHSDSQGFLKALAHCADEQIRKPNWPEYGGLFKALGVSGDALLELAERVPAMTRRPFSLLHADLHRDNLIVSYDGDPPLVCVDWELATYGDPLHDLATHLVRMRYPDSQWDEVIDAWAQAMRDCRPGATKGLVKDLPHYLGFERAQSLYADVMRAARSLQESFTQKCLDEATAEVGRALRQAAEPLRLRNVPADDEIGRALFRWLASRGDRVVKGRGWITKAFRWEPDPRLPENPRFPSSAVREALLAEGAAPAHRVFKGTAHLNSVVWVQGTRTAVVVRRRLPDVSRREPRYLSEHAVLQAIQESRVRVAAPEVLALGVSYPDDQLSVHTYEGADIDRPPVHPVNGLLPHEADALVDQLCELTRVDHASIDPQAGHVDFSEWLKEQLVGLVRDLPKRSLQLARTLGLPDERRLREILSGHRVSRRAPALLHGDLNPWNLVRRDDALALTIIDWEMALVGDPLYDLVRHMHLTPTRPEIRERMFLRWQRGLDPRYTRDWGKDWVVYRRLEIVRSAYIDLDRLATRSSLDAPNVRRAVNSYADTLAAATASLGLTVPATANPYLARALA, encoded by the coding sequence CTGCGGGCCTTCGTACGGGCCGCGGAGTCCACGCAGGCGTACAGCGGCCACCACAACCGCAACTTCGTCCTGCCGCTGACGGGCGAGGTGGCGCGGCGGCTGCGCCGCGAGCCCGGCACGCCCGTCACGGTGCGGGTGCGCCGCCGGGACGCGCTGCCCGTGGTGATCAGGACCTGGCAGAACGAGGCGGCGATCCTCGACGCCCTCCAGGGCGTGCTGCCGCACGCGCCCGCGTGCCTGGTCAGGACGCCGGACTACTCCGTCCACAGCTATGTGGAAGGCGTGCCGCTCTCCACCATCTGCGGAAACGGTAAGCCTGTCGACACGCTGGTCGTGAAGGCGCTCGCGGGACTGCTGGCGCAGATGACGCGGGTGCGCCGGGCGGCGCTGCCGCCCCTGCCGGCTTCCTGGCCCGCCAACCACAGCGACAGCCAGGGCTTCCTGAAGGCCCTGGCCCACTGCGCCGACGAACAGATCCGCAAACCCAACTGGCCCGAATACGGCGGCCTGTTCAAGGCCCTCGGCGTCTCCGGCGACGCCCTGCTCGAACTGGCCGAGCGGGTGCCGGCGATGACCCGGCGGCCCTTCAGCCTGCTCCACGCGGATTTGCACCGGGACAACCTGATCGTCTCCTACGACGGCGACCCGCCGCTCGTCTGCGTCGACTGGGAACTGGCGACCTACGGCGACCCCCTCCACGACCTCGCCACCCACCTGGTGCGCATGCGCTACCCGGACAGCCAGTGGGACGAGGTGATCGACGCGTGGGCGCAGGCCATGCGCGACTGCCGGCCCGGCGCGACGAAGGGCCTCGTCAAAGACCTCCCGCACTACCTCGGCTTCGAGCGGGCGCAGTCCCTCTACGCCGACGTGATGCGGGCCGCGCGGTCCCTTCAGGAGTCGTTCACCCAGAAGTGCCTCGACGAGGCGACGGCGGAGGTGGGCCGGGCGCTGCGCCAGGCGGCGGAGCCCCTGCGGCTGAGGAACGTCCCCGCGGACGACGAGATCGGGCGCGCCCTGTTCCGGTGGCTGGCGTCGCGCGGCGACCGCGTGGTGAAGGGCCGCGGCTGGATCACGAAGGCCTTCCGCTGGGAGCCGGATCCGCGGCTGCCCGAGAACCCCCGCTTCCCGTCCTCCGCCGTGCGGGAGGCCCTCCTCGCGGAGGGCGCCGCTCCCGCGCACCGGGTCTTCAAGGGCACCGCCCACCTGAACTCCGTGGTCTGGGTGCAAGGCACGCGCACCGCCGTGGTCGTGCGGCGCCGACTGCCCGACGTGTCCCGCCGGGAGCCGAGGTACCTGAGCGAGCACGCCGTCCTCCAGGCGATCCAGGAGTCACGCGTCCGGGTGGCGGCCCCCGAGGTCCTCGCGCTCGGCGTGAGCTACCCGGACGACCAGCTCAGCGTCCACACCTACGAGGGCGCCGACATCGACCGGCCGCCCGTCCATCCGGTGAACGGCCTGCTGCCGCACGAGGCGGACGCGCTCGTCGACCAGCTGTGCGAACTGACCCGGGTGGACCACGCGTCGATCGATCCCCAGGCCGGACACGTCGACTTCTCCGAGTGGCTGAAGGAACAGCTGGTCGGGCTGGTCCGGGACCTGCCCAAGAGGTCGCTCCAACTGGCGCGCACCCTGGGCCTTCCCGACGAACGGCGCCTGCGCGAGATCCTCTCGGGGCACCGGGTGAGCCGCCGGGCGCCGGCTCTCCTGCACGGCGACCTCAACCCGTGGAACCTGGTGCGCCGCGACGACGCCCTGGCCCTGACGATCATCGACTGGGAGATGGCCCTGGTCGGCGACCCGCTGTACGACCTGGTCCGGCACATGCATCTGACGCCGACGAGGCCGGAGATCAGGGAACGGATGTTCCTGCGGTGGCAGCGCGGGCTCGACCCCCGGTACACCCGGGACTGGGGGAAGGACTGGGTCGTCTACCGGCGGCTCGAGATCGTCCGCTCCGCGTACATCGACCTCGACCGCCTGGCGACCAGGTCCAGCCTGGACGCCCCCAACGTCCGCCGGGCCGTCAACTCCTACGCCGACACCCTCGCGGCGGCCACCGCCTCCCTCGGCCTCACCGTCCCCGCGACGGCGAACCCGTACCTCGCCCGAGCGCTGGCGTAG
- a CDS encoding LmeA family phospholipid-binding protein, with the protein MRALRILLVVVVVLGGLFVLADRLAVNFAEGEVADKVKAREGLAATPDVSIKGFPFLTQVVGGSLDDVEIGISDYEAATGTGGRTIRIDDLQADMKGVEFSGDYSSATAASATGTASITYAELLKTAKSEPTQVVRGVTANVIGLSDGGNGKIKVAVQATVLGTRLPQPVYVLSTVTVEGDTVRVHADSLPSFGGVRAAENEVRSITDFQQKIDDLPGGIKLDKVVAAQNGVDITVKGSNVRLAG; encoded by the coding sequence ATGCGTGCGCTTCGAATACTGCTGGTCGTCGTCGTGGTCCTGGGCGGCCTGTTCGTGCTCGCGGACCGCCTCGCCGTGAACTTCGCGGAGGGCGAGGTCGCCGACAAGGTCAAGGCCCGCGAGGGCCTGGCCGCCACGCCGGACGTGTCCATCAAAGGCTTCCCGTTCCTCACCCAGGTGGTGGGCGGCTCGCTGGACGACGTCGAGATCGGCATCAGCGACTACGAGGCGGCCACCGGCACCGGCGGCCGGACCATCCGCATCGACGACCTCCAGGCGGACATGAAGGGCGTCGAGTTCTCCGGCGACTACAGCTCCGCCACCGCCGCCAGCGCCACCGGCACCGCGTCCATCACGTACGCCGAGCTGCTGAAGACGGCCAAGTCCGAGCCGACGCAGGTGGTCCGGGGCGTCACCGCCAACGTGATCGGCCTCTCCGACGGCGGCAACGGCAAGATCAAGGTCGCCGTCCAGGCCACCGTGCTCGGCACCAGGCTGCCGCAGCCCGTCTACGTGCTCAGCACGGTCACCGTCGAGGGCGACACCGTCCGCGTGCACGCCGACTCGCTGCCCAGCTTCGGCGGGGTCCGGGCCGCCGAGAACGAGGTGCGCTCGATCACCGACTTCCAGCAGAAGATCGACGACCTCCCCGGCGGCATCAAGCTCGACAAGGTGGTCGCCGCGCAGAACGGCGTGGACATCACGGTGAAGGGTTCGAACGTCAGGCTGGCCGGGTAG
- a CDS encoding FABP family protein, with translation MIEIPSDLHKDLVPLAFLLGSWAGAGVHDFPGSEKCNFGQEVTFGHDGRDFLEYHSRTWVLDKDGEKVRPLESESGFWRIDADRKVEVTMVRDDGVVEIWYGELADKKPQIDLVTDAVARTAASGPYTGGKRLYGYVKSDLMWVGEKQTPEVELRPYMSAQLKKVVTPEDVERWAKALPDDMPDDGIAFFK, from the coding sequence ATGATCGAGATTCCGTCCGACCTCCACAAGGACCTCGTCCCCCTCGCCTTCCTGCTCGGCAGCTGGGCGGGCGCCGGCGTGCACGACTTCCCGGGTTCGGAGAAGTGCAACTTCGGGCAGGAGGTCACCTTCGGCCACGACGGCCGGGACTTCCTGGAGTACCACTCCCGCACCTGGGTCCTGGACAAGGACGGCGAGAAGGTCCGCCCCCTGGAGTCGGAGTCCGGCTTCTGGCGCATCGACGCCGACCGCAAGGTCGAGGTGACGATGGTCCGCGACGACGGCGTCGTCGAGATCTGGTACGGCGAGCTGGCCGACAAGAAGCCGCAGATCGACCTGGTCACGGACGCGGTGGCCCGCACGGCCGCCTCCGGCCCGTACACCGGCGGCAAGCGTCTGTACGGCTACGTCAAGAGCGACCTCATGTGGGTCGGCGAGAAGCAGACCCCCGAGGTCGAGCTGCGCCCCTACATGTCGGCCCAGCTGAAGAAGGTCGTCACCCCCGAGGACGTCGAACGCTGGGCGAAGGCCCTCCCCGACGACATGCCGGACGACGGGATCGCCTTCTTCAAGTAG
- a CDS encoding DUF3099 domain-containing protein codes for MLARRRHVYFAMMGTCIALFVLAWAVVRLWSVPAAVGMCVVAMLIPPVAAMVANRRGPDDRWWDDPSGDPKSDEWWDELDGKHRRPRDHP; via the coding sequence ATGCTGGCCCGCCGACGGCACGTGTACTTCGCGATGATGGGCACCTGCATCGCGCTGTTCGTGCTGGCCTGGGCCGTCGTACGCCTCTGGTCGGTGCCGGCGGCCGTCGGCATGTGCGTCGTGGCCATGCTCATCCCGCCGGTCGCCGCGATGGTCGCCAACCGGCGCGGCCCCGACGACCGCTGGTGGGACGACCCCTCGGGCGACCCCAAGTCCGACGAGTGGTGGGACGAGCTGGACGGCAAGCACCGCCGCCCCCGCGACCACCCCTGA
- a CDS encoding Fur family transcriptional regulator, with translation MVSTESTDWKSDLRQRGYRLTPQRQLVLEAVDTLEHATPDAILVEVRKTASGVNISTVYRTLELLEELGLVSHAHLGHGAPTYHLADRHHHIHLVCRDCDDVIEADVQVAAEFTAKLRETFGFETDMKHFAIFGRCRDCAQGSAGKGAGAGSSTGSRAAAGAGSRAGAGAGAGGGSVGGSAARGSITES, from the coding sequence GTGGTGAGCACTGAAAGCACTGACTGGAAGAGCGACCTGCGGCAGCGCGGCTACCGGCTGACGCCGCAGCGCCAGCTTGTCCTGGAAGCCGTGGACACCCTGGAGCACGCGACCCCCGACGCCATCCTCGTGGAAGTGAGGAAGACGGCGTCGGGGGTCAACATTTCGACCGTGTACCGCACGCTGGAGCTGCTCGAGGAGCTCGGGCTGGTCAGCCACGCGCATCTGGGGCACGGCGCGCCGACCTACCATCTGGCCGACCGCCATCACCACATCCACCTGGTCTGCCGCGACTGCGACGACGTCATCGAGGCGGACGTGCAGGTGGCCGCCGAGTTCACGGCCAAGCTGCGCGAGACGTTCGGCTTCGAGACGGACATGAAGCACTTCGCGATCTTCGGCCGCTGCCGGGACTGCGCCCAGGGCTCCGCCGGGAAGGGCGCCGGCGCCGGATCGAGCACCGGATCGCGGGCTGCGGCGGGCGCCGGATCGCGGGCCGGGGCGGGCGCCGGGGCGGGGGGCGGTTCGGTCGGGGGTTCGGCTGCCAGGGGTTCGATCACCGAGTCGTAG
- a CDS encoding Ms5788A family Cys-rich leader peptide: MMQRQADLTKRRAVDLCRVAAMLCRPF, translated from the coding sequence ATGATGCAGCGACAGGCGGATCTCACGAAGCGGCGGGCAGTAGACCTGTGCCGCGTCGCCGCCATGCTCTGTCGCCCCTTCTGA
- a CDS encoding winged helix-turn-helix domain-containing protein, with translation METENASVKGRRAAEPSRRSHREVADELRARIASGVLRPGQRMPTQARLADEFGVDRGAVRKALRILQSERLLTNVSKGSPATVAGQPGPPGVPAGPGAPQPSMAGLPPRVTAAFAAEHVQVDALCLTAVSLTAAIGEPVRQIHAGQLKPAKIDVRVLLPSRDIDLAFPSPVDASATGRLQRRWLAHRNAQGQVLRHNLLTLRSTHGIDVHVTFRALPFTPPVKLYLLNGTEALFAYYTVQRGEQTVGQENMDMYDAEGTRSVLFAFERGAGPRDTTFVDQSRRWFDALWDTISSELVLTS, from the coding sequence GTGGAGACGGAAAATGCCTCCGTCAAGGGGCGGAGGGCGGCGGAGCCGTCGCGGCGCTCCCACCGCGAGGTGGCCGACGAGCTGCGCGCCCGCATCGCCTCCGGTGTGCTGCGGCCGGGGCAGCGCATGCCCACGCAGGCCCGGCTCGCGGACGAGTTCGGCGTCGACCGCGGCGCCGTGCGCAAGGCCCTGCGCATCCTGCAGTCGGAGCGGCTGCTGACCAACGTCTCCAAGGGGAGCCCGGCGACGGTCGCGGGGCAGCCGGGCCCGCCCGGAGTCCCGGCGGGCCCGGGGGCGCCGCAGCCCTCCATGGCGGGCCTGCCGCCCCGCGTGACCGCGGCCTTCGCGGCCGAGCACGTGCAGGTCGACGCCCTCTGTCTGACCGCGGTCTCGCTGACCGCCGCGATCGGCGAGCCGGTGCGGCAGATCCACGCCGGGCAGCTGAAACCGGCCAAGATCGACGTCCGTGTCCTGTTGCCCTCCCGGGACATCGACCTCGCCTTCCCGTCGCCGGTCGACGCCTCGGCCACCGGCCGGCTGCAACGCCGCTGGCTGGCCCACCGCAACGCCCAGGGCCAGGTGCTGCGGCACAACCTGCTCACGCTGCGTTCCACGCACGGCATCGACGTGCACGTCACCTTCCGGGCGCTGCCCTTCACCCCGCCCGTCAAGCTGTACCTGCTCAACGGGACGGAGGCGCTGTTCGCCTACTACACGGTCCAGCGGGGGGAGCAGACGGTGGGCCAGGAGAACATGGACATGTACGACGCCGAGGGCACGCGGTCGGTGCTGTTCGCCTTCGAGCGGGGCGCAGGGCCGCGTGACACGACGTTCGTCGACCAGTCGCGCCGGTGGTTCGACGCGCTGTGGGACACGATCAGCTCGGAGCTGGTCCTCACGAGCTGA
- a CDS encoding DUF1416 domain-containing protein, producing MCGAKAGGPDASTIKPGETTIQGQVTRDGEPVVGYVRLLDSTGEFTAEVPTSATGQFRFYAAEGTWTLRALVPGGTADRTVVAQQGGLAEVAIAV from the coding sequence ATGTGTGGAGCGAAGGCCGGCGGCCCGGACGCCTCGACGATCAAGCCCGGTGAGACCACCATCCAGGGTCAGGTGACCCGGGACGGCGAGCCGGTGGTCGGTTACGTCCGCCTGCTGGACTCGACCGGCGAGTTCACCGCGGAGGTCCCGACCTCCGCCACCGGGCAGTTCCGCTTCTACGCGGCCGAGGGCACCTGGACCCTGCGCGCCCTCGTCCCCGGCGGCACCGCCGACCGCACCGTCGTCGCCCAGCAGGGCGGCCTCGCGGAGGTCGCGATCGCGGTCTGA
- a CDS encoding sulfurtransferase: protein MSRSDVLVDADWVEANLDNADIAIVEVDEDTSAYEKNHIRNAIRIDWTKDLQDPVRRDFVDQQGFEKLLSAKGIANDTLVILYGGNNNWFASYAYWYFKLYGHENVKLLDGGRKKWELDARELVEEVPERPETSYQAKPQNKDIRAFRDDVVAAIGSQNLVDVRSPDEFSGKLLAPAHLPQEQSQRPGHVPSARNIPWSKNANDDGTFKSDDELKALYADEQVDLAKDTIAYCRIGERSALTWFVLHELLGVENVKNYDGSWTEYGSLVGVPIELGANK from the coding sequence ATGAGCCGCAGCGACGTCCTGGTCGACGCCGACTGGGTCGAGGCCAACCTCGACAACGCCGACATCGCCATCGTCGAGGTCGACGAGGACACGTCCGCGTACGAGAAGAACCACATCAGGAACGCGATCCGGATCGACTGGACCAAGGACCTCCAGGACCCGGTCCGCCGTGACTTCGTCGACCAGCAGGGCTTCGAGAAGCTCCTGTCCGCGAAGGGCATCGCCAACGACACGCTGGTGATCCTCTACGGCGGCAACAACAACTGGTTCGCCTCCTACGCCTACTGGTACTTCAAGCTCTACGGCCACGAGAACGTCAAGCTTCTCGACGGCGGCCGCAAGAAGTGGGAGCTGGACGCCCGCGAGCTGGTCGAAGAGGTGCCCGAGCGCCCCGAGACCTCCTACCAGGCCAAGCCGCAGAACAAGGACATCCGCGCCTTCCGCGACGACGTCGTGGCGGCCATCGGTTCGCAGAACCTGGTCGACGTCCGCTCGCCCGACGAGTTCAGCGGCAAGCTGCTCGCCCCCGCGCACCTGCCGCAGGAGCAGTCGCAGCGTCCGGGCCACGTCCCGTCCGCCCGCAACATCCCGTGGTCGAAGAACGCCAACGACGACGGCACCTTCAAGTCGGACGACGAGCTCAAGGCGCTCTACGCCGACGAGCAGGTCGACCTGGCCAAGGACACCATCGCGTACTGCCGCATCGGCGAGCGCTCGGCCCTGACCTGGTTCGTGCTGCACGAGCTGCTGGGCGTGGAGAACGTCAAGAACTACGACGGCTCCTGGACCGAGTACGGCTCCCTCGTCGGCGTCCCGATCGAGCTCGGCGCCAACAAGTAA
- a CDS encoding winged helix-turn-helix domain-containing protein: MVVTQENVAVNGGRRLSPQEIADVLRERIRVGDLRAGDRLPTQAELADEFGVERGAVRQALRALQDDGLLAGVSKGSPPRIAEPPVTGPEEPQPTMVGLAPRLTAAFSVPHVRIDAACLTAESLIPALGEPLRLIHGGQLKPAGIDVRILLPSRDISLAFPVPVDGRGDDDPVHQRWLAMRNAQGHVLRHNLQTLRSHGIDVSITFRALPFTPPVKLYLLNGQEALMAYYMVTRREESTDTGTLDMYDVLGTESLLFSFEKAAGQRDAAFVEESQKWFDALWETITTDLTLS, translated from the coding sequence TTGGTCGTGACCCAGGAGAACGTGGCAGTGAACGGCGGCAGAAGGCTCTCTCCGCAGGAGATCGCCGACGTCCTGCGCGAGCGGATCCGCGTCGGGGATCTCAGGGCCGGCGACCGGCTGCCCACCCAGGCGGAGCTGGCCGACGAGTTCGGCGTGGAGCGCGGCGCGGTGCGCCAGGCGCTGCGGGCACTCCAGGACGACGGGCTGCTCGCCGGCGTCAGCAAGGGCAGCCCGCCCCGCATCGCGGAGCCGCCGGTCACGGGCCCCGAGGAGCCCCAGCCCACCATGGTCGGTCTGGCGCCCCGCCTGACCGCGGCCTTCTCCGTCCCGCACGTGCGCATCGACGCCGCCTGCCTCACCGCCGAGAGTCTCATCCCGGCCCTGGGCGAGCCCCTCCGGCTGATCCACGGCGGCCAGTTGAAGCCCGCCGGCATCGACGTCCGCATCCTTCTGCCGTCCCGGGACATCAGCCTCGCCTTCCCGGTCCCGGTCGACGGCCGCGGCGACGACGACCCCGTCCACCAGCGCTGGCTGGCCATGCGCAACGCCCAGGGGCACGTCCTGCGCCACAACCTCCAGACGCTGCGCTCGCACGGCATCGACGTCAGCATCACGTTCCGCGCGCTGCCGTTCACGCCGCCGGTGAAGCTGTACCTCCTCAACGGCCAGGAGGCGCTGATGGCGTACTACATGGTCACCCGGCGCGAGGAGTCCACCGACACCGGCACCCTCGACATGTACGACGTCCTCGGCACCGAGTCGCTGCTCTTCTCCTTCGAGAAGGCGGCCGGTCAGCGCGACGCCGCGTTCGTGGAGGAATCCCAGAAGTGGTTCGACGCCCTCTGGGAAACCATCACCACGGACCTGACACTCTCCTAG
- a CDS encoding RsiG family protein encodes MSTPSTGRPVTHRPPAQRSDGSVLPVEPLEHELGRLSLPELRTLRRDAQRDEADLSYVRRLLQGRIDILRAELARRSPSGAASVVERLSEILTDAPARHRSSARHVTLGTPHSEEYRRLAADMLADVELSDLDARTDPELHEAMGRLVRYEQQVSSRRQRLQRTADESGAEITRRYREGEAQVEDLLV; translated from the coding sequence ATGAGCACACCGAGTACCGGGCGGCCCGTCACACACCGGCCGCCCGCACAGCGCAGCGACGGCAGCGTGCTGCCCGTCGAGCCTTTGGAGCACGAACTGGGCCGGCTGAGCCTGCCCGAACTGCGCACCCTGCGCCGGGACGCCCAGCGCGACGAGGCCGATCTCAGCTATGTGCGGCGGCTGTTGCAGGGCCGGATCGACATTCTGCGCGCGGAACTGGCGCGGCGTTCGCCGTCGGGTGCGGCGTCCGTGGTGGAGCGGCTGTCGGAGATCCTGACCGACGCCCCGGCCCGGCACCGCTCCTCGGCGCGGCACGTCACGCTGGGCACGCCGCACAGCGAGGAGTACCGGCGGCTGGCGGCGGACATGCTGGCAGACGTCGAGCTGTCGGATCTGGACGCGCGCACCGATCCCGAGCTGCACGAGGCGATGGGGCGGCTGGTCCGCTACGAGCAGCAGGTCTCCAGTCGGCGTCAGCGGTTGCAGCGTACGGCCGACGAGTCGGGCGCGGAGATCACGCGGCGTTACCGGGAGGGAGAGGCGCAGGTCGAGGACCTGCTGGTGTGA
- a CDS encoding DsrE family protein, with protein MAKKLVIKVTAGADAPERCSQAFTVAAVAVASGVEVSLWLTGESAWFALPGRAAEFELPHAAPLPDLIDSVLAGGRLTLCTQCAARRDITEKDVIEGVRIAGAQVFVQEALADETQALVY; from the coding sequence ATGGCGAAGAAGCTCGTGATCAAGGTGACGGCGGGGGCGGACGCTCCCGAACGGTGCTCGCAGGCGTTCACGGTGGCGGCGGTGGCGGTGGCCAGTGGCGTCGAGGTGTCGCTGTGGCTGACCGGGGAGTCCGCGTGGTTCGCGCTGCCGGGGCGGGCCGCCGAGTTCGAGCTGCCGCACGCGGCCCCGCTGCCCGACCTGATCGACTCGGTGCTGGCCGGCGGCCGTCTCACGCTGTGCACCCAGTGCGCGGCCCGCCGGGACATCACGGAGAAGGACGTCATCGAGGGGGTGCGGATCGCCGGCGCCCAGGTGTTCGTGCAGGAGGCGCTGGCCGACGAGACGCAGGCGCTGGTGTACTAG